A part of Streptomyces sp. NBC_00557 genomic DNA contains:
- a CDS encoding right-handed parallel beta-helix repeat-containing protein — MAQGTVQVTHTGTSRWRRRTGEYASLAAALEAAADGDVLTIAPGTYRENLVVERAVTLRGPEGSPGSVRIAPEAGVPLTVRAAAVVQDVHVEGQDAAAPALLVEEGTPELMDVRIVTRSAAGIEVRGGARPTVRRCTVDNPAGIGIAVLDGGGGVFEECEVVAAGQAGVAVRGGAHPRLERCRVHHASGTGMTVTGENSALEAVGCEIYEVRGSGAQVSQRATAHLTDCDVHRTTADGVTLDTDAVLTLADCRIHDIPENAVDLRSRSVLTLTRTTVRQFGRNGLSVWDPGTRVDANQCEIFDSTGDYPAVWVSDGATAVLDSCRVHDVPDALFVLDRGSRADVVDSDLSQVRNTAVSVSDGATAQLDDCRIREAATGAWFRDHGSGGTLNNCTLDGTQTGVIVTKGADPTIERCTVDSPAEAGFYVSAGGRGSFLECRVSGSGGYGFHVIDGCRATLRRCRTERCARGGYEFADAGPDGGSGTGPVVEDCTSDESAGMRPPAVRETAVQTAVHSPGLLGTIPGQRSTEQEPLVTAAEPEKPVRTSKDVLGELDALVGLESVKREVRALTDMIEVGRRRQQAGLKAASVKRHLVFTGSPGTGKTTVARLYGEILASLGVLEKGHLVEVSRVDLVGEHIGSTAIRTQEAFEKARGGVLFIDEAYALSPEDAGRDFGKEAIDTLVKLMEDHRDAVVVIVAGYTAEMERFLSVNPGVASRFSRTITFGDYGPEELLRIVEQQADEHEYRLAPGTAEALLKYFTAIPKGPAFGNGRTARQTFEAMVERHASRVAQLADPSTDDLTLLFAEDLPDLP; from the coding sequence ATGGCACAGGGCACGGTCCAGGTGACGCACACCGGTACGTCGCGGTGGCGGCGCCGCACAGGCGAGTACGCGTCGCTCGCCGCCGCCCTGGAGGCCGCCGCCGACGGTGACGTCCTCACCATCGCCCCGGGCACCTACCGGGAGAACCTCGTGGTCGAGCGGGCGGTGACGCTCCGCGGGCCCGAGGGCTCGCCCGGCTCGGTGCGGATCGCGCCGGAGGCCGGCGTGCCGCTCACCGTGCGCGCCGCGGCCGTGGTGCAGGACGTCCACGTGGAGGGCCAGGACGCGGCGGCGCCCGCGCTGCTCGTCGAGGAGGGCACGCCCGAGCTGATGGACGTGCGGATCGTCACCCGGTCCGCGGCGGGCATCGAGGTCCGCGGCGGCGCCCGGCCGACCGTGCGCCGCTGCACCGTCGACAACCCGGCCGGCATCGGCATCGCGGTGCTCGACGGCGGGGGCGGGGTGTTCGAGGAGTGCGAGGTCGTCGCGGCCGGGCAGGCGGGCGTGGCGGTGCGGGGCGGTGCGCATCCGCGTCTGGAGCGCTGCCGCGTGCACCACGCCTCGGGCACCGGGATGACCGTGACCGGCGAGAACTCCGCGCTGGAGGCGGTGGGTTGCGAGATCTACGAGGTCCGCGGCTCCGGAGCGCAGGTCAGCCAGCGGGCGACCGCGCATCTGACCGACTGCGACGTCCACCGCACCACGGCCGACGGCGTCACCCTGGACACGGACGCGGTGCTCACGCTCGCCGACTGCCGCATCCACGACATCCCCGAGAACGCGGTCGACCTGCGCTCCCGCTCGGTGCTCACGCTCACCCGGACGACGGTGCGTCAGTTCGGGCGCAACGGCCTGTCGGTGTGGGATCCGGGCACCCGGGTGGACGCCAACCAGTGCGAGATCTTCGACAGCACCGGCGACTATCCGGCGGTGTGGGTCAGCGACGGCGCCACGGCCGTCCTCGACTCCTGCCGGGTGCACGACGTGCCGGACGCCCTGTTCGTGCTGGACCGCGGCTCGCGCGCGGACGTCGTGGACAGCGATCTGTCGCAGGTGCGCAACACGGCGGTGTCCGTGAGCGACGGGGCGACCGCACAGCTCGACGACTGCCGGATCCGGGAGGCGGCGACCGGAGCGTGGTTCCGCGACCACGGCAGCGGCGGCACGCTCAACAACTGCACCCTGGACGGCACCCAGACCGGCGTGATCGTCACCAAGGGCGCCGACCCGACCATCGAGCGCTGCACGGTCGACTCCCCCGCCGAGGCCGGTTTCTACGTCTCCGCGGGCGGCCGCGGCAGCTTCCTCGAGTGCCGGGTCAGCGGCAGCGGAGGCTACGGCTTCCATGTGATCGACGGCTGCCGGGCGACGCTGCGCCGGTGCCGTACGGAGCGCTGCGCGCGCGGTGGTTACGAGTTCGCCGACGCCGGCCCGGACGGCGGGTCCGGGACGGGTCCCGTCGTAGAGGACTGCACCAGCGACGAGAGCGCGGGCATGCGGCCGCCCGCGGTCCGCGAGACCGCCGTACAGACCGCGGTGCACTCCCCCGGTCTGCTCGGCACGATCCCGGGGCAGCGCAGCACGGAGCAGGAACCGCTGGTCACCGCCGCCGAGCCGGAGAAGCCGGTGCGGACGTCGAAGGACGTGCTCGGGGAACTCGACGCGCTGGTGGGCCTGGAGAGCGTCAAGCGCGAGGTGCGCGCGCTGACCGACATGATCGAGGTGGGCCGGCGCCGGCAGCAGGCGGGGCTGAAGGCGGCCTCGGTGAAGCGGCATCTGGTGTTCACCGGTTCCCCCGGCACCGGCAAGACCACGGTCGCCCGGCTCTACGGCGAGATCCTCGCCTCCCTCGGTGTGCTGGAGAAGGGGCACCTGGTGGAGGTGTCCCGGGTGGACCTGGTCGGTGAGCACATCGGTTCCACGGCGATCCGCACCCAGGAGGCGTTCGAGAAGGCGCGCGGCGGCGTGCTGTTCATCGACGAGGCGTACGCGCTGTCACCGGAGGACGCCGGGCGGGACTTCGGCAAGGAGGCCATCGACACGCTGGTGAAGCTGATGGAGGACCACCGGGACGCGGTCGTGGTGATCGTCGCCGGGTACACGGCGGAGATGGAGCGCTTCCTGTCCGTCAACCCCGGTGTGGCCTCCCGGTTCTCCCGCACCATCACCTTCGGCGACTACGGCCCCGAGGAACTGCTGCGGATCGTGGAGCAGCAGGCCGACGAGCACGAGTACCGGCTGGCGCCGGGCACGGCCGAGGCGCTGCTGAAGTACTTCACGGCCATCCCGAAGGGCCCGGCGTTCGGCAACGGCCGCACCGCCCGCCAGACGTTCGAGGCGATGGTGGAGCGGCACGCGAGCCGGGTCGCCCAGCTGGCGGACCCCAGCACCGACGACCTGACCCTGCTGTTCGCGGAGGACCTTCCGGACCTGCCCTGA
- a CDS encoding Rv1733c family protein encodes MRVISGLWRWRRNPLRRATDLAEAWVALVALVLIAVAAPVAGCLAGAAAQDSLQRSVREQRHTRHLVTATVVRDLGEAPLDTDPDTTTARETRSRVLAAWTAPDGSHRHGRTLADLKSPHAGDHFRIWTDPQGRITARPLDSPTATTHAVLAGIGAALLAAGLVEGGRRLAVWRMVRRRYARWDQAWERAGPDWGKAGTGS; translated from the coding sequence ATGCGGGTGATCAGTGGTCTGTGGCGCTGGCGGCGCAATCCGCTGCGCCGCGCGACCGATCTGGCCGAGGCGTGGGTGGCCCTCGTGGCGCTGGTGCTGATAGCCGTGGCCGCGCCCGTGGCCGGCTGCCTGGCCGGCGCCGCCGCCCAGGACTCGCTGCAGCGGTCCGTGCGCGAGCAGCGGCACACCCGCCATCTCGTCACGGCCACGGTGGTGCGCGATCTGGGCGAGGCCCCGCTGGACACCGACCCCGACACCACGACGGCCCGCGAGACCCGCAGCCGTGTCCTCGCCGCGTGGACGGCGCCGGACGGCAGCCACCGGCACGGCCGGACCCTGGCGGACCTGAAGTCCCCGCACGCCGGCGACCACTTCAGGATCTGGACGGACCCGCAGGGACGAATAACGGCCCGCCCGCTGGACTCCCCCACCGCCACGACCCACGCGGTGCTCGCCGGGATCGGCGCGGCCCTGCTGGCCGCGGGCCTGGTGGAGGGCGGCAGGCGGCTGGCGGTCTGGCGGATGGTCCGCAGGCGGTACGCACGCTGGGACCAGGCGTGGGAGCGGGCGGGTCCGGACTGGGGCAAGGCGGGCACTGGCAGCTGA
- a CDS encoding MOSC domain-containing protein, with the protein MGNAEVQSIHVHPVKAFRGAAPREAVVEPWGLAGDRRWTLVDDGGKVVTQREQPRLALAAAEPGPGGGVRLSAPGRAPLTVPVPEPAGTVPVNVFGTKVEAVPAADAAHAWCSAYLEADVRLVHLDDPAIRRPVDPEYALPGETVSFADGYPLLVTTTASLDALNSLIAEGPYAHEGPLPMNRFRPNVVVAGTEAWAEDHWSRISVGEVLFRVAKPSGRCVVTTTDQDTTARGREPLRTLARHRNVGSRLLFGQNLVPLSRGTIRIGDPVRVLG; encoded by the coding sequence ATGGGAAACGCCGAAGTGCAGTCGATCCACGTCCACCCGGTCAAGGCGTTCCGGGGTGCCGCACCCCGGGAGGCCGTGGTGGAGCCCTGGGGCCTGGCCGGGGACCGGCGCTGGACACTGGTCGACGACGGGGGAAAGGTCGTCACCCAGCGCGAGCAGCCGCGGCTCGCGCTGGCCGCCGCCGAGCCCGGGCCCGGCGGCGGTGTCCGTCTGTCCGCGCCCGGCCGCGCGCCGTTGACGGTGCCGGTGCCCGAGCCGGCCGGGACCGTGCCGGTGAACGTGTTCGGCACGAAGGTCGAGGCGGTGCCGGCCGCCGACGCGGCGCACGCCTGGTGCAGTGCCTATCTGGAGGCGGACGTCCGCCTGGTCCACCTCGACGATCCCGCCATCCGCCGCCCGGTCGACCCCGAGTACGCCCTGCCCGGCGAGACGGTGAGCTTCGCCGACGGCTACCCCCTGCTGGTCACCACGACCGCCTCCCTCGACGCGCTGAACTCCCTGATCGCCGAGGGCCCCTACGCGCACGAGGGCCCGCTGCCGATGAACCGCTTCCGGCCCAACGTCGTGGTCGCCGGCACCGAGGCCTGGGCCGAGGACCACTGGTCGCGGATCTCCGTCGGCGAGGTCCTCTTCCGCGTCGCGAAGCCGAGCGGACGCTGTGTCGTCACCACCACCGACCAGGACACCACCGCACGCGGCCGGGAGCCGCTGCGCACCCTGGCGCGCCACCGCAACGTCGGCTCCAGGCTCCTCTTCGGCCAGAACCTCGTACCCCTCTCCCGCGGCACGATCAGGATCGGCGACCCGGTCCGGGTGCTCGGCTAG
- a CDS encoding DUF6643 family protein, with protein MTSPRSTYGGGYYSASFPDTPIYDSLVAERGTPQIAPIRVPAAYDTGSSLPALSSALPALPAAPSPQAPAYGYPQTPQPAPLQQAPTAYIPQQASAPRGYPGPQAPQQQRPMATGYEAMRPAAPRPAPTPYQDPYQNQQQYRGY; from the coding sequence ATGACCTCCCCCCGCTCCACTTATGGTGGCGGCTACTACTCCGCCTCCTTCCCGGACACCCCGATCTACGACTCGCTCGTCGCCGAGCGCGGTACCCCGCAGATCGCCCCTATCCGGGTCCCCGCCGCCTACGACACGGGCAGCAGCCTGCCCGCACTCTCGTCGGCCCTGCCCGCCCTCCCGGCGGCTCCCTCCCCGCAGGCCCCCGCCTACGGCTACCCGCAGACGCCACAGCCCGCCCCGCTGCAGCAGGCGCCGACGGCGTACATCCCGCAGCAGGCGAGCGCCCCGCGGGGTTACCCCGGCCCGCAGGCGCCGCAGCAGCAGCGTCCGATGGCCACGGGTTACGAGGCCATGCGCCCGGCCGCGCCGCGGCCCGCGCCGACGCCGTATCAGGACCCGTACCAGAACCAGCAGCAGTACCGCGGCTACTGA
- a CDS encoding TerD family protein codes for MSMMKGANTPVPTTALRVELGWRSGPGVPDADASALLLATGKVRSDDDFVFYNQPAHPSGAVRHEGKRTAGAAVTETLVVDLARVEGAIERIVLAASADGGTFGQVPGLYIEVTDAAGGQPVARFDSPGATVETAFVLGEFYRRQGAWKFRAVGQGYSSGLEGLATDFGITVDEPQHAAPPAAPPRVAPPPPSAAPAPPPPPAPASPAPPPAPATVSGPPPPPMPSAPVSPPSPQPVRLSKVTLTKTAPSVSLAKQGGTSGAMRVNLNWQTRKHLSGWGSRWGGGGRGEIDLDLCALYELADGGKGVVQALGNAFGSLHRPPYIHLDGDDRTGALASGENLTINLDHKQDFRRILVFVTIYEGADSFADLHATVTLQPQHGAAIDFSLDECTVPSTVCALALITNTGGDLLVQREARYLVPQRGVSPQRTVDRAYDWGMNWTPGRK; via the coding sequence ATGTCCATGATGAAGGGAGCGAACACGCCGGTGCCGACCACGGCGCTGCGCGTGGAACTGGGGTGGCGCTCCGGACCAGGCGTGCCCGACGCGGACGCCTCGGCGCTGCTGCTCGCCACCGGAAAGGTGCGCTCCGACGACGACTTCGTCTTCTACAACCAGCCCGCCCACCCCTCCGGTGCCGTGCGGCACGAGGGCAAGAGGACGGCCGGCGCCGCCGTCACCGAGACCCTCGTCGTCGACCTCGCGCGCGTGGAGGGCGCCATCGAGCGGATCGTCCTCGCCGCCTCCGCCGACGGAGGGACCTTCGGACAGGTCCCCGGCCTCTACATCGAGGTGACGGACGCCGCGGGCGGACAGCCGGTCGCCCGCTTCGACAGCCCCGGCGCGACCGTGGAGACGGCCTTCGTGCTCGGCGAGTTCTACCGCCGGCAGGGCGCCTGGAAGTTCCGCGCCGTCGGCCAGGGCTACAGCAGCGGACTCGAAGGCCTGGCAACGGACTTCGGCATCACCGTGGACGAGCCCCAGCACGCCGCGCCACCCGCCGCGCCGCCCCGGGTGGCGCCGCCCCCGCCCTCGGCGGCCCCGGCGCCCCCGCCGCCTCCGGCACCGGCGAGTCCGGCCCCGCCCCCGGCTCCCGCGACCGTCTCCGGACCGCCCCCGCCGCCCATGCCGAGCGCCCCCGTGTCCCCTCCGTCGCCCCAGCCCGTCCGCCTGTCCAAGGTCACCCTCACGAAGACGGCGCCGTCCGTCTCGCTCGCCAAGCAGGGCGGCACGTCCGGAGCCATGCGGGTCAACCTCAACTGGCAGACGCGCAAGCACCTTTCCGGGTGGGGCAGCCGCTGGGGAGGCGGCGGCCGGGGAGAGATCGACCTCGACCTGTGCGCCCTGTACGAACTCGCCGACGGCGGCAAGGGCGTCGTACAGGCCCTCGGCAACGCCTTCGGATCGCTGCACCGGCCGCCGTACATCCACCTCGACGGCGACGACCGCACCGGCGCCCTCGCGAGCGGTGAGAACCTCACCATCAACCTCGACCACAAGCAGGACTTCCGGCGCATCCTCGTCTTCGTCACCATCTACGAGGGCGCCGACTCCTTCGCCGACCTGCACGCCACCGTCACCCTGCAGCCGCAGCACGGCGCCGCGATCGACTTCTCGCTCGACGAGTGCACCGTCCCCTCCACGGTGTGCGCGCTCGCGCTGATCACCAACACCGGCGGCGACCTCCTCGTGCAGCGCGAGGCGCGGTACCTGGTGCCGCAGCGCGGGGTCAGCCCGCAGCGGACCGTCGACCGCGCCTAC